From Streptomyces sp. NBC_00370, a single genomic window includes:
- the tesB gene encoding acyl-CoA thioesterase II → MNQALDSLLALLDLERIEQDIFRGQSHPSVVPRVFGGQVAAQALVAAGRTVPDDRTAHSLHAYFLRPGDPGAPIVYTVDRIRDGRSFTTRRVVAVQHGQPIFHLSTSFQTYEEGLDHQARMPQAPDPETLPSAAELLPRYADRFVDPAVVDRLLETRAAVDLRYVDGPPYASVGEPREPRSQVWFRTDGKLADDPLLHVCLATYVSDMTLLDSVLLAHGRGGWAVGDIVGASLDHAMWFHRPFRADEWLLYDQESPSSSGGRGLGQARIFTQDGRLAISVIQEGVMRVPRG, encoded by the coding sequence ATGAATCAAGCACTGGATTCCCTGCTCGCTCTGCTCGACCTGGAGCGGATCGAGCAGGACATCTTCCGCGGCCAGAGCCACCCGTCGGTCGTGCCGCGCGTCTTCGGCGGCCAGGTCGCGGCCCAGGCGCTCGTCGCCGCGGGCCGTACGGTCCCCGACGACCGTACGGCGCACTCGCTGCACGCGTACTTCCTGCGCCCGGGGGACCCGGGCGCGCCGATCGTCTACACCGTCGACCGGATCAGGGACGGGCGCTCGTTCACCACCCGCCGGGTGGTGGCCGTCCAGCACGGCCAGCCGATCTTCCACCTCTCGACGTCCTTCCAGACGTACGAGGAGGGGCTGGACCACCAGGCGCGGATGCCGCAGGCGCCGGACCCGGAGACCCTGCCGTCCGCCGCCGAGCTGCTGCCGCGCTACGCGGACCGGTTCGTGGACCCGGCCGTCGTCGACCGGCTGCTGGAGACACGTGCCGCCGTCGACCTGCGGTACGTGGACGGGCCGCCGTACGCGAGCGTCGGGGAGCCGCGCGAGCCGCGCTCGCAGGTGTGGTTCCGCACGGACGGCAAGCTGGCCGACGACCCGCTGCTGCACGTGTGCCTCGCGACGTACGTCTCCGACATGACGTTGCTCGACTCGGTACTGCTGGCACACGGCAGGGGCGGCTGGGCGGTCGGTGACATCGTCGGCGCGAGCCTGGACCACGCGATGTGGTTCCACCGGCCGTTCCGCGCCGACGAGTGGCTGCTGTACGACCAGGAGTCCCCTTCGTCGTCCGGCGGCCGCGGGCTCGGGCAGGCGCGGATCTTCACGCAGGACGGGCGGCTGGCGATCTCGGTGATCCAGGAAGGCGTGATGCGCGTCCCGCGCGGCTGA
- a CDS encoding acyl-CoA dehydrogenase family protein: MRRTVYNEDHEAFRETIRAFIEAEVVPVYDEWYAAGAAPRDFYYKLGELGVFGIEVPEEYDGAGEDSFKFQAIISEETARAGVSFGGSGVHVALCLPYLKAYATDEQKKRWLPDFVSGRTMFAIAMTEPGTGSDLAGMKTTAKLSADGTHYVLNGAKTFITGGVHADRVIVCARTSPATPEDRRFGISLLVVDTKSAGYAVGRKLDKLGLKTSDTAELSFTDVKVPVEDLLGEENKGFSYLGQNLPQERLGIAVGAYAQAAAAVRFAQNYVQERTVFGKTVASFQNTKFELAACKAEVDAAEAVVDRALEAHDLGELTAAEAASAKLFTTEVAHRVIDKCLQLHGGYGYMNEYPIARLYADNRVNRIYGGTSEVMKMIIAKSMGL, translated from the coding sequence GTGCGGCGTACCGTCTACAACGAGGACCACGAGGCGTTCCGCGAGACCATCCGCGCCTTCATCGAGGCCGAGGTCGTCCCTGTCTACGACGAGTGGTACGCGGCGGGTGCCGCGCCGCGTGACTTCTACTACAAGCTCGGCGAGCTGGGCGTCTTCGGCATAGAGGTGCCCGAGGAGTACGACGGCGCCGGCGAGGATTCGTTCAAGTTCCAGGCGATCATCTCCGAGGAGACCGCCCGCGCCGGTGTCTCCTTCGGCGGCTCCGGCGTGCATGTGGCGCTCTGCCTGCCGTACCTGAAGGCGTACGCCACCGACGAGCAGAAGAAGCGCTGGCTGCCCGACTTCGTCAGCGGCCGGACGATGTTCGCCATCGCGATGACCGAGCCGGGCACCGGATCCGACCTGGCCGGCATGAAGACCACGGCCAAGCTCTCCGCCGACGGCACGCACTACGTGCTCAACGGCGCCAAGACGTTCATCACCGGCGGGGTGCACGCGGACCGCGTCATCGTCTGCGCCCGTACGTCCCCCGCCACCCCCGAGGACCGGCGGTTCGGCATCTCGCTGCTGGTCGTGGACACGAAGTCCGCGGGGTACGCGGTCGGCCGCAAGCTCGACAAGCTCGGCCTGAAGACCTCCGACACCGCCGAGCTGTCCTTCACCGACGTCAAGGTCCCGGTCGAGGATCTGCTGGGCGAGGAGAACAAGGGCTTCTCGTACCTCGGCCAGAACCTCCCGCAGGAGCGCCTCGGCATCGCCGTCGGCGCCTACGCGCAGGCGGCGGCGGCCGTCAGGTTCGCGCAGAACTACGTCCAGGAGCGGACCGTCTTCGGCAAGACCGTGGCGTCCTTCCAGAACACCAAGTTCGAGCTGGCCGCCTGCAAGGCCGAGGTGGACGCGGCCGAGGCCGTCGTGGACCGCGCGCTCGAAGCGCACGACCTGGGTGAGCTGACGGCGGCCGAGGCCGCTTCGGCGAAGCTCTTCACCACCGAGGTGGCGCACCGCGTCATCGACAAGTGCCTCCAGCTGCACGGCGGCTACGGCTACATGAACGAGTACCCGATCGCCCGGCTGTACGCGGACAACCGCGTCAACCGCATCTACGGCGGGACCAGCGAGGTCATGAAGATGATCATCGCGAAGTCCATGGGCCTGTAA
- a CDS encoding LamG domain-containing protein, whose translation MRRSRALSAALVLSFATVGLGVIAAPEAVAVTPPVGFTADDLPTWQTNGIVWALAQTDGVVFAGGTFSALRPPDGAAGAAQPAVNFAAFDAATGAPTGCKLSFTLSSGTATVRALAVSPDKKTLYAGGYFGAVNGTPVSSLAAIDIATCTPKTSFRPVFSATVRTLAVTDDTLYAGGDFSTVSGVTRQRYAAVGLADAAVLPFTANADEPGRALAVTSDGANVVLGGDFNTVNGTASHALAVVNATSGAVTKAYPGFIPPTSVVKAVETDASGIYTGNEGTGGGVFDGRIALNADTLEQRWRDTCLGATQALKAYQRVLYSASHAHDCSSVGEFPDGARHHFLAQPTTAIGKLGWFPNTNDGIGEQIGPRALTIATSGSTQYLWSGGEFTTVNGAPAQGLTRFASTGDKGAPTVPIVSATSVKPGEVQVRWRSSYDTDDSRLTYKVYRNGSTTPLATVQGDSLMWARPQVTVKDTAVTAGTSYTYRVTASDAAGNTSALSATASVTAASATQNYPATVIADGAQLYWRYDDPATPFVADLSGANNSGVHVNSPALRQTPGATTGPSTAIGFNGTTQWLYADRRIAQPSTYALETWFKTTTKTGGMLIGFGDNTTAASKRHDENVYMANNGKLVFGVNSGGVKTLVSPAAYNNGAWHQVVAAQGTGGMRFYVDGKIVGNNTVTTSAVATGYWRVGADTLTGWPSAPTSNFFNGQLDETAVYPSALGAARVANHYAVAKAAALR comes from the coding sequence ATGCGTAGATCAAGAGCCCTGTCCGCGGCTCTCGTCCTGTCGTTCGCCACCGTCGGCCTGGGGGTGATCGCGGCGCCCGAGGCGGTCGCGGTCACGCCGCCGGTGGGGTTCACCGCCGACGACCTGCCGACATGGCAGACCAACGGGATCGTCTGGGCGCTCGCCCAGACCGACGGTGTCGTCTTCGCCGGAGGTACGTTCTCCGCGCTGCGACCGCCCGACGGCGCGGCCGGCGCCGCCCAACCCGCCGTGAACTTCGCCGCGTTCGACGCCGCGACCGGCGCGCCCACCGGATGCAAGCTGTCCTTCACGCTCAGCAGCGGTACGGCGACCGTGCGCGCGCTCGCCGTCTCGCCGGACAAGAAGACGCTCTACGCGGGCGGTTACTTCGGCGCGGTCAACGGCACACCGGTCAGCAGCCTCGCCGCCATCGACATCGCCACCTGCACACCCAAGACGTCGTTCCGCCCCGTCTTCTCCGCCACCGTGCGGACGCTGGCGGTCACCGACGACACCCTGTACGCCGGGGGCGACTTCAGCACGGTCAGCGGTGTGACGCGGCAGCGCTACGCGGCCGTCGGGCTCGCCGACGCCGCCGTACTGCCCTTCACCGCCAACGCCGACGAGCCGGGCCGCGCCCTCGCGGTGACCTCCGACGGCGCGAACGTGGTGCTCGGCGGGGACTTCAACACCGTCAACGGGACCGCCTCGCACGCCCTGGCCGTGGTGAACGCCACGTCCGGCGCGGTGACGAAGGCGTACCCGGGATTCATCCCGCCGACCTCCGTGGTCAAGGCCGTCGAGACCGACGCGTCCGGCATCTACACCGGCAACGAGGGCACCGGCGGCGGTGTCTTCGACGGCCGAATAGCCCTCAACGCCGACACGCTGGAACAGCGTTGGCGCGACACCTGCCTGGGGGCCACGCAGGCGCTGAAGGCGTACCAGCGGGTGCTCTACAGCGCCTCGCACGCCCATGACTGCTCCAGCGTCGGGGAGTTCCCCGACGGCGCGCGGCACCACTTCCTGGCGCAGCCCACCACGGCCATCGGCAAGCTGGGCTGGTTCCCGAACACCAACGACGGCATCGGTGAGCAGATCGGCCCGCGCGCCCTCACCATCGCGACGTCGGGGAGCACCCAGTACCTCTGGTCGGGCGGGGAGTTCACCACCGTCAACGGCGCACCCGCGCAGGGGCTCACCCGGTTCGCCTCGACCGGCGACAAGGGCGCGCCGACCGTACCGATCGTCTCGGCGACCAGCGTCAAGCCGGGCGAGGTGCAGGTGCGCTGGCGCTCCAGCTACGACACGGACGACTCGCGGCTGACGTACAAGGTCTACCGCAACGGCTCCACCACACCGCTGGCGACCGTGCAGGGCGACTCGCTGATGTGGGCGCGGCCCCAGGTCACCGTCAAGGACACCGCGGTCACGGCCGGCACGAGCTACACCTACCGGGTCACCGCGTCCGACGCGGCCGGCAACACCAGCGCCCTGTCGGCGACCGCGTCCGTGACGGCGGCCTCGGCGACGCAGAACTACCCGGCCACCGTCATCGCCGACGGCGCGCAGCTCTACTGGCGCTACGACGACCCGGCGACCCCGTTCGTCGCCGATCTGTCCGGCGCGAACAACTCGGGCGTGCACGTCAACTCCCCCGCGCTGCGCCAGACTCCGGGCGCCACGACGGGTCCGTCCACCGCGATCGGCTTCAACGGCACGACCCAGTGGCTCTACGCCGACCGGCGCATCGCGCAGCCGAGCACGTACGCCCTGGAGACGTGGTTCAAGACGACCACCAAGACCGGCGGCATGCTGATCGGGTTCGGCGACAACACGACCGCGGCCAGCAAGCGCCACGACGAAAACGTGTACATGGCCAACAACGGCAAGCTCGTCTTCGGTGTGAACAGCGGCGGCGTCAAGACGCTGGTCAGCCCGGCGGCGTACAACAACGGCGCCTGGCACCAGGTCGTGGCGGCGCAGGGCACCGGCGGCATGCGGTTCTACGTCGACGGCAAGATCGTCGGCAACAACACCGTCACCACCTCGGCGGTGGCCACCGGCTACTGGCGGGTCGGCGCCGACACGCTGACCGGCTGGCCCTCGGCGCCCACCAGTAATTTCTTCAACGGGCAGCTCGACGAGACGGCCGTGTACCCGAGCGCGCTCGGCGCCGCGAGGGTGGCCAACCACTACGCGGTGGCCAAGGCGGCGGCTCTCCGCTGA
- a CDS encoding aldo/keto reductase — MTTETNAAAAAGTWTLGDLTVNRIGFGAMRLAGGVAFSDGPSADRERSIGVLRRAVELGVNHIDTASFYFSPLRSANELIDTALAPYPDDLVIATKVWPGRHPSGEWWWASPDQLRGQVEENLRQLGRDHLDLVNLRVPRGRPTGPVAEHFGALAALRDAGLIRHLGISNVTPGQLAEAQSVAPVVCVQNPYGVGSPAEETRFVRACGEQGVAYVPFFAIAGSGQEAGNVTAEPDAVHTVARAHGATPAQVRLAWTLHQGPHVLAIPGTGNPGHLAENIAAGALRLSDEEAARLLS, encoded by the coding sequence ATGACCACAGAGACGAACGCGGCCGCGGCGGCGGGTACCTGGACCCTCGGCGATCTGACGGTCAACCGCATCGGCTTCGGCGCGATGCGGCTGGCCGGCGGTGTCGCCTTCAGCGACGGGCCATCGGCCGACCGGGAGCGGTCGATCGGTGTGCTGCGGCGCGCCGTCGAGCTGGGCGTGAACCACATCGACACGGCGTCGTTCTACTTCTCACCGCTGCGGTCGGCCAACGAGCTGATCGACACCGCGCTGGCGCCCTACCCGGACGATCTGGTCATCGCCACCAAGGTCTGGCCGGGCCGCCATCCCTCCGGCGAGTGGTGGTGGGCCTCCCCCGACCAGCTGCGCGGACAGGTCGAGGAGAATCTGCGCCAACTGGGCCGTGACCACCTGGACCTGGTGAACCTGCGCGTCCCGCGTGGCCGGCCGACCGGCCCGGTCGCCGAGCACTTCGGCGCGCTGGCCGCCCTGCGCGACGCGGGGCTCATCCGCCACCTGGGCATCTCCAACGTCACACCCGGCCAGCTGGCCGAGGCGCAGTCCGTCGCGCCGGTGGTCTGCGTACAGAACCCGTACGGCGTGGGGTCGCCGGCCGAGGAGACGCGGTTCGTCCGGGCCTGCGGCGAACAGGGCGTCGCGTACGTGCCGTTCTTCGCGATCGCCGGAAGCGGACAGGAGGCGGGAAACGTCACGGCCGAACCCGACGCGGTCCACACCGTCGCACGCGCCCACGGCGCGACACCGGCCCAGGTCCGGCTGGCGTGGACGCTGCACCAGGGCCCGCACGTACTGGCCATCCCGGGGACCGGGAACCCCGGCCACCTGGCCGAGAACATAGCGGCGGGCGCGCTGCGCCTCTCGGACGAGGAAGCGGCGCGGCTGCTCTCCTGA
- a CDS encoding epoxide hydrolase family protein, which yields MTSQPPLLAVPDAELADLRARLRNTRWPTPWPTTAAGTEPAPGTGWEAGTDAGELRRLVAYWASDYDWRAQEAAVNALPSRFADIDGTPVHYLRFDGEHPGALPIVLTNGWPSSFLELTALARRLATPSRYGGEAADAFTVVVPSLPGYAFSPQRPSLTDPAPQTHELWHRLMRDELGFERYAAHGGDLGAGITSRLGEAHPEAVVGIHLMAVAAPVSYDPAGVTPEERAYLDSVAAWSAEEGGYQHEQSTRPLTLSYGLADSPTGLLAWIVEKYRAWSDCGGDLSSRFSDDFLLTQASLYWFTGTVSTSFRPYYEYAQGLTRRVERVDVPTAVALFPADLTQPPRSWAERTYHVTRYTRMPRGGHFAAHEEPGLLAHDLTEFFRGLR from the coding sequence ATGACCTCCCAGCCGCCCCTGCTCGCCGTCCCCGACGCCGAGCTGGCCGATCTGCGCGCACGGCTGCGCAACACCCGCTGGCCGACCCCCTGGCCCACGACCGCGGCCGGCACCGAGCCCGCACCAGGCACCGGCTGGGAGGCCGGCACCGACGCGGGCGAGCTGCGCCGGCTCGTCGCCTATTGGGCCTCCGACTACGACTGGCGTGCGCAAGAGGCCGCCGTCAACGCGCTGCCGTCCCGGTTCGCCGACATCGACGGAACGCCCGTCCACTACCTGCGCTTCGACGGCGAGCATCCCGGCGCCCTGCCGATCGTCCTGACCAACGGGTGGCCCAGCTCCTTCCTCGAACTGACCGCGCTCGCCCGCCGGCTGGCCACGCCTTCGCGGTACGGGGGCGAAGCGGCCGACGCGTTCACCGTCGTCGTCCCCTCGCTGCCCGGGTACGCCTTCTCGCCGCAGCGGCCCTCGCTCACCGACCCGGCGCCGCAGACGCACGAGCTCTGGCACCGGCTCATGCGCGACGAACTCGGCTTCGAGCGCTACGCGGCGCACGGCGGCGACCTGGGCGCCGGCATCACCTCCCGGCTCGGCGAGGCACATCCCGAGGCCGTGGTGGGCATCCATCTGATGGCGGTCGCCGCACCGGTCTCGTACGACCCCGCCGGCGTCACCCCCGAGGAGCGGGCGTACCTCGACTCCGTCGCCGCGTGGTCCGCCGAGGAGGGCGGGTACCAGCACGAGCAGAGCACCCGCCCGCTGACGCTCAGCTACGGTCTGGCCGACTCGCCGACCGGGCTGCTCGCCTGGATCGTCGAGAAGTACCGGGCGTGGAGCGACTGCGGCGGCGACCTGTCGTCCCGGTTCAGCGACGACTTCCTGCTCACGCAGGCGTCGCTCTACTGGTTCACCGGCACCGTCTCGACCTCGTTCCGGCCGTACTACGAGTACGCGCAGGGGCTGACGCGCCGGGTCGAGCGGGTCGACGTGCCCACGGCCGTCGCGCTGTTCCCTGCCGATCTCACGCAGCCGCCCCGCAGTTGGGCCGAGCGCACCTACCACGTGACGAGGTACACCCGCATGCCCCGGGGCGGGCACTTCGCCGCCCACGAGGAGCCCGGACTCCTCGCGCACGACCTCACCGAGTTCTTCCGCGGCCTGCGGTAA
- a CDS encoding ABC transporter substrate-binding protein, giving the protein MPSTRTIPLTRRGLLAAGGAVGLGATLAACGGGKGGKEDGGAKGADGDTAGPWAFTDDRGQRVKADSTPKRVVAFTGTAAALLDFGIEAVGVFGPTTTKGGKPDPQAGDLDVGKVTVLGNVFGEFNVEKYAALSPDLLVTEMWVKDALWYVPDQSKDKIAKLAPTAALWAAQTTIPKAIQRHADIAGSLGADLTAAKVVDAKARFEQAAGRLREAAKSNPGIKVLIGSASQDLFYVSLAKMAADTLYFQQLGVEFITPKVDSQGFFEDLSWENAGKYAADIIMMDNRSSALQPSSLTSKPTWLQLPAVKAGQVVPRVAEPIFSYDKCAPILDDLAKAVRTAKKVS; this is encoded by the coding sequence ATGCCCAGCACCCGCACCATCCCCCTCACCCGCCGTGGCCTGCTCGCCGCCGGAGGCGCCGTCGGGCTCGGCGCCACGCTGGCCGCCTGCGGGGGCGGAAAGGGCGGCAAGGAAGACGGCGGCGCGAAGGGCGCGGACGGCGACACGGCGGGCCCGTGGGCGTTCACCGACGACCGCGGGCAGCGGGTGAAGGCCGACAGCACGCCCAAGCGCGTCGTCGCCTTCACCGGGACCGCCGCGGCCCTGCTCGACTTCGGCATCGAGGCCGTCGGCGTCTTCGGCCCCACGACCACGAAGGGCGGCAAGCCCGACCCGCAGGCCGGTGATCTCGACGTCGGCAAGGTGACGGTCCTCGGCAACGTCTTCGGCGAGTTCAACGTCGAGAAGTACGCGGCGCTCAGCCCCGATCTGCTCGTCACCGAGATGTGGGTCAAGGACGCGCTCTGGTACGTGCCGGACCAGTCCAAGGACAAGATCGCCAAGCTCGCCCCGACCGCCGCCCTGTGGGCCGCGCAGACCACGATCCCGAAGGCGATCCAGCGCCACGCCGACATCGCCGGCTCCCTCGGCGCCGACCTCACGGCGGCCAAGGTCGTCGACGCCAAGGCCCGCTTCGAACAGGCCGCCGGCCGGCTGCGCGAAGCCGCCAAGTCGAACCCGGGCATCAAGGTGCTGATCGGTTCGGCCAGTCAGGACCTCTTCTACGTCTCGCTGGCGAAAATGGCCGCCGACACCCTCTACTTCCAGCAGCTCGGCGTGGAGTTCATCACGCCCAAGGTCGACTCGCAGGGCTTCTTCGAGGATCTGAGCTGGGAGAACGCGGGCAAGTACGCGGCCGACATCATCATGATGGACAACCGCTCGTCGGCGTTGCAGCCGTCGTCGCTGACCTCCAAGCCGACCTGGCTCCAACTGCCGGCCGTCAAGGCAGGACAGGTCGTACCGCGCGTGGCCGAGCCGATCTTCTCCTACGACAAGTGCGCGCCGATCCTGGACGATCTGGCGAAGGCGGTCCGGACGGCCAAAAAGGTCTCGTAG
- a CDS encoding DUF4429 domain-containing protein — protein sequence MAEIIQKDGTWAFDGDTVRIVPGHDKGVGLLRSTLGEVAVPLEALAGIAFESGRRSGRLRLRLRDGADPLLQVTGGKLDDASDPYRLTVESDRSGVAEYIVDEVRTALLLDGVESGPVDRYLLPGPALPLTVGAGDATVTFDGERVRLEWNWKTEDSKSSGGPRTIEIGDLDSVEWLPSAGLDNGYLRFRVAGAAPSATPPKHDPYAAELWGFKKDPLMALVGAAVVARLPHPRAARPPAALDSGEQPVDTVKEPSAGDHDALLRRLRELGELHQAGILTADEFTTAKQALLRHL from the coding sequence ATGGCGGAAATCATCCAGAAGGACGGCACCTGGGCCTTCGACGGGGACACGGTCCGCATCGTGCCCGGTCATGACAAGGGGGTGGGTCTGCTCCGCAGCACGCTCGGCGAAGTCGCCGTGCCGCTGGAGGCGTTGGCCGGCATCGCCTTCGAGTCCGGCCGCCGCTCGGGGCGGCTGCGGCTGCGCCTGCGGGACGGCGCCGATCCGCTGCTCCAGGTGACGGGCGGCAAGCTGGACGACGCGTCCGACCCGTACCGGCTGACGGTGGAGAGCGACCGCTCCGGCGTCGCCGAGTACATCGTGGACGAGGTGCGTACGGCCCTGCTGCTCGACGGGGTGGAGTCGGGCCCCGTCGACCGCTATCTGCTGCCGGGGCCCGCCCTGCCGCTGACCGTGGGCGCGGGCGACGCGACCGTCACGTTCGACGGCGAGCGGGTCCGGCTCGAATGGAACTGGAAGACCGAGGACTCCAAGTCGTCGGGCGGCCCGCGGACCATCGAGATCGGCGATCTCGACAGTGTGGAGTGGCTGCCGAGCGCGGGCCTCGACAACGGCTATCTGCGCTTCCGGGTCGCCGGGGCGGCGCCGTCCGCCACCCCGCCGAAGCACGACCCGTACGCGGCGGAGCTGTGGGGCTTCAAGAAGGACCCGCTGATGGCGCTCGTCGGCGCCGCGGTGGTGGCCAGGCTGCCCCACCCGCGCGCCGCACGCCCGCCGGCCGCCCTCGACAGCGGCGAGCAGCCGGTGGACACGGTGAAGGAGCCGTCCGCCGGCGACCACGACGCGCTGCTGCGGCGGTTGCGGGAACTGGGCGAGCTGCACCAGGCCGGGATACTCACGGCCGACGAGTTCACCACCGCGAAACAGGCCCTTCTCAGACATCTGTAG
- the glmS gene encoding glutamine--fructose-6-phosphate transaminase (isomerizing), protein MCGIVGYIGRRDVAPLLLEGLQRLEYRGYDSAGIVITGKPAAGKAAALKMVKAKGRVRELEARVPKRFAGTTGIAHTRWATHGTPSDANAHPHLDAESKVAVVHNGIIDNASELRVKLEADGVVFLSETDTEVLVHLVARSQAPTLEEKVRQALQLIEGTYGIAVLHADFPDRIVVARNGSPVVLGIGEKEMFVASDVAALVSHTRQVVTLDDGEMATLKADDFRTYTTEGSTTSATPTTVEWEAESYDMGGHDTYMHKEISEQAEAVDRVLRGRIDDRFSTVHLGGLNLDARAARGVRRIKILGCGTSYHAGMIGAQLIEEVARIPADAEPASEFRYRNPVVDPDTLYVAVSQSGETYDVLAAVQELKRKGARVLGVVNVVGSAIARETDGGVYVHAGPEVCVVSTKCFTNTVVAFALLALHLGRIRDLSVADGKRIIDGLRRLPAQIDEIMATEDDIKALAGEYAQAKSMMFIGRVRGYPVAREASLKLKEVSYIHAEAYPASELKHGPLALIEPAMPTVAIVPDDDLLEKNRAAMEEIKARSGRILAVAHQPQPKADHTILVPKNETELDPILLGIPLQLLAYHTALALGRDIDKPRNLAKSVTVE, encoded by the coding sequence ATGTGCGGAATCGTGGGATACATCGGCAGGCGGGACGTGGCTCCGCTGCTGCTCGAAGGGCTGCAGCGGCTGGAGTACCGGGGGTACGACTCCGCCGGCATCGTCATCACGGGAAAGCCGGCCGCGGGCAAGGCGGCGGCCCTCAAGATGGTCAAGGCCAAGGGCCGGGTCCGCGAGCTGGAGGCCCGTGTACCCAAGCGGTTCGCCGGCACCACCGGTATCGCGCACACCCGCTGGGCCACCCACGGCACCCCCAGCGACGCGAACGCGCATCCGCATCTGGACGCCGAGTCGAAGGTCGCCGTCGTGCACAACGGCATCATCGACAACGCGTCCGAGCTGCGGGTGAAGCTTGAGGCCGACGGGGTGGTGTTCCTCTCCGAGACCGACACCGAGGTGCTCGTCCACCTCGTCGCCCGCTCGCAGGCGCCGACCCTGGAGGAGAAGGTCCGCCAGGCGCTCCAGCTGATCGAGGGCACGTACGGGATCGCCGTGCTGCACGCCGACTTCCCCGACCGGATCGTCGTCGCCCGCAACGGCTCGCCCGTAGTGCTCGGCATCGGCGAGAAGGAGATGTTCGTCGCTTCGGACGTCGCCGCGCTCGTCTCCCACACCCGCCAGGTCGTCACCCTCGACGACGGCGAGATGGCCACCCTCAAGGCCGACGACTTCCGTACGTACACGACGGAGGGCTCGACCACGTCGGCGACGCCGACCACCGTGGAGTGGGAGGCCGAGTCGTACGACATGGGCGGCCACGACACGTACATGCACAAGGAGATCTCGGAGCAGGCCGAGGCCGTCGACCGGGTGCTGCGCGGCCGGATCGACGACCGCTTCTCCACCGTGCACCTCGGCGGTCTCAACCTGGACGCCCGCGCGGCGCGCGGGGTGCGCCGGATCAAGATCCTCGGCTGCGGGACCTCGTACCACGCGGGCATGATCGGCGCCCAGCTGATCGAGGAGGTGGCGCGCATCCCCGCCGACGCGGAGCCGGCGTCCGAATTCCGCTACCGCAACCCCGTGGTGGACCCCGACACGCTGTACGTGGCCGTTTCGCAGTCCGGTGAGACGTACGACGTGCTGGCGGCCGTGCAGGAGCTGAAGCGCAAGGGCGCGCGGGTGCTGGGTGTGGTCAACGTCGTCGGTTCGGCGATCGCCAGGGAGACGGACGGCGGTGTGTACGTGCACGCCGGGCCCGAGGTCTGCGTGGTGTCCACGAAGTGCTTCACCAACACCGTGGTCGCCTTCGCGCTGCTCGCGCTGCATCTGGGCCGGATCAGGGACCTGTCGGTCGCCGACGGCAAGCGGATCATCGACGGGCTGCGCCGACTGCCCGCGCAGATCGACGAGATCATGGCGACCGAGGACGACATCAAGGCGCTCGCGGGTGAATACGCGCAGGCCAAGTCGATGATGTTCATCGGCAGGGTGCGCGGCTATCCGGTGGCGCGTGAGGCGTCGCTGAAGCTCAAGGAGGTCTCCTACATCCACGCGGAGGCGTACCCGGCGTCGGAGCTGAAGCACGGTCCGCTGGCGCTGATCGAGCCGGCGATGCCGACGGTGGCGATCGTGCCGGACGACGATCTGCTGGAGAAGAACCGCGCGGCGATGGAGGAGATCAAGGCCCGCAGCGGGCGGATCCTGGCGGTGGCGCACCAGCCGCAGCCGAAGGCGGACCACACCATTCTGGTGCCGAAGAACGAGACGGAGCTGGACCCGATCCTGCTGGGCATTCCGCTCCAACTGCTGGCGTACCACACGGCGCTGGCGCTGGGCCGGGACATCGACAAGCCCCGCAACCTGGCGAAGTCCGTGACGGTCGAGTAG
- a CDS encoding acetate uptake transporter, translating into MDNDVSAGSNTSTSVLGHLALGLTLLAFGVGHTGVIDGVTAASAVSLALYVGGVALFVAGLLEFRAGNAFTGTAFAGLGAFWFTWGTGAGDAVTSETAGLFLILWALLALSLTIGASGYGPLLQGTYGLLFVGLLLLGIAQFADSGGLTKVGGWVAAVAGVASWYVATAALAHWPTALPRHRAAGRGVTATG; encoded by the coding sequence GTGGACAACGACGTCTCTGCGGGAAGCAACACATCCACTTCGGTTCTCGGCCATCTCGCCCTCGGACTCACCCTGCTCGCCTTCGGCGTGGGCCACACCGGCGTCATCGACGGCGTCACGGCGGCGAGCGCCGTCTCGCTCGCCCTGTACGTGGGCGGAGTCGCCCTCTTCGTCGCGGGCCTCCTCGAATTCCGCGCCGGCAACGCGTTCACCGGCACGGCCTTCGCCGGCCTCGGCGCCTTCTGGTTCACCTGGGGGACCGGAGCGGGCGATGCCGTCACCTCCGAGACGGCCGGACTCTTCCTGATCCTGTGGGCGCTCCTCGCCCTCAGCCTCACCATCGGCGCCTCCGGCTACGGACCGCTCCTCCAGGGCACGTACGGCCTGCTCTTCGTGGGGCTGCTGCTGCTCGGCATCGCCCAGTTCGCGGACAGCGGCGGTCTCACCAAGGTGGGCGGCTGGGTCGCCGCCGTGGCGGGCGTCGCCTCCTGGTACGTGGCGACGGCGGCGCTCGCCCACTGGCCGACCGCCCTGCCGCGCCACCGTGCTGCCGGCCGGGGAGTGACGGCCACCGGCTAG